In the genome of Clostridiisalibacter paucivorans DSM 22131, one region contains:
- the flgL gene encoding flagellar hook-associated protein FlgL, giving the protein MRITNNMLVRNMMSNLNTNLRRMNRVQKQYQTGKKFQVPSDDPIGVSKSLKLSTDVSKVEQYKRNLDDAMSWLDITEDAMNQMGEVIQRARELTVKASNGTNEDTDLKAIEAEIGQLKEQIVKIANTTYAGRNIFTGYKTDSKLLDDDGKYIPNTLNADEISRYNIGVSEDIPINTVGIAIFGNGDATSGGNFDATSVNNGDKSYAIAVFDNLQDALKNGNTEEIDDNIERMDTIMNNLLSKRAQVGAKTNRLELTKNRLESEELNFTELLSNNEDVDMAEVIIDFKTAESVYRASLSAGTKIIQPSLVDFLR; this is encoded by the coding sequence ATGCGAATAACTAATAATATGCTTGTTAGAAATATGATGAGCAATTTAAATACAAATCTTAGAAGGATGAATAGAGTCCAAAAGCAATATCAGACAGGAAAAAAGTTTCAAGTGCCTTCTGATGACCCCATAGGAGTATCCAAGAGCTTAAAACTTAGTACAGATGTATCTAAGGTGGAGCAATATAAAAGAAATCTAGACGATGCTATGTCATGGCTAGACATAACAGAGGATGCAATGAATCAAATGGGAGAAGTAATTCAAAGGGCCAGAGAATTAACAGTAAAGGCATCAAATGGAACCAATGAAGATACAGACTTAAAAGCTATAGAGGCAGAAATTGGACAACTTAAAGAACAGATTGTAAAGATAGCAAATACTACTTATGCAGGAAGGAATATATTTACAGGATATAAAACTGATTCTAAATTATTAGATGATGATGGTAAATACATACCCAATACTTTAAATGCTGATGAAATATCTAGATACAATATAGGGGTATCTGAAGACATACCTATAAATACTGTGGGGATAGCTATATTTGGTAATGGAGATGCTACTAGTGGTGGAAACTTTGATGCTACTAGTGTAAATAATGGCGATAAGAGTTATGCAATAGCAGTATTTGATAATCTTCAGGATGCCCTCAAAAATGGCAATACAGAAGAAATAGATGATAATATAGAGAGAATGGATACTATAATGAATAATCTACTGTCTAAGAGGGCCCAAGTTGGAGCAAAGACCAATAGATTAGAACTTACAAAAAATAGGTTGGAAAGTGAAGAGTTGAACTTTACAGAACTGTTGTCAAATAATGAAGATGTTGATATGGCAGAAGTAATAATAGATTTTAAGACAGCAGAGAGTGTATATAGGGCATCATTGTCAGCGGGAACAAAAATAATCCAACCATCATTAGTGGACTTTTTAAGATAA
- a CDS encoding DUF6470 family protein, producing the protein MGFQINTVRGQIGIETQKGQMNIQQPKGEQSIEQIPAKMEIDREAPKVIIDQYQCFAEAGLKNIEDLMKEHVQLSKQATMKAIARIAADGNRLAEVQNDMPSAIPELAEKNSWTEQKQFGFDLIPKSRPKIDVTGHLNIHWNLNGAKIDYRPQKPIVDIQKNKVNIYMKQWPSIDIRYVDERL; encoded by the coding sequence ATGGGTTTTCAAATTAATACAGTTAGAGGTCAAATAGGTATTGAAACTCAAAAAGGACAGATGAATATACAACAGCCTAAAGGTGAACAATCCATAGAACAAATCCCTGCTAAAATGGAGATAGATAGAGAAGCTCCAAAGGTAATAATAGACCAATATCAGTGCTTTGCAGAGGCAGGACTTAAAAATATAGAAGACTTGATGAAGGAACATGTACAGTTATCGAAACAAGCAACCATGAAAGCAATAGCTAGAATAGCAGCTGATGGCAATAGGTTGGCAGAGGTACAGAATGATATGCCTAGTGCTATACCGGAATTGGCAGAAAAAAATTCATGGACAGAACAAAAGCAATTTGGATTTGACCTAATTCCCAAAAGCAGACCTAAAATAGATGTGACAGGTCATCTAAATATACATTGGAACTTAAATGGGGCTAAAATTGATTATAGACCTCAAAAACCCATAGTAGATATACAAAAAAACAAAGTAAATATATATATGAAACAATGGCCCAGTATAGATATTAGATATGTGGATGAGAGGTTGTAG
- the fliW gene encoding flagellar assembly protein FliW gives MELNTKYFGKIEIEEERIITFPDGVPGFEDSKEFVIIENPEDDIPFNWLQSIDNPNLAFVIINPFIFKSDYDFEIPDLVVKRLKIVEQKDISVYTIVVVPEDINKMTANLSGPVIINVNKRLGKQIILDDNRYHTKHLILEELKSKGQVK, from the coding sequence GTGGAGTTAAATACTAAATATTTTGGAAAAATAGAAATAGAAGAAGAGAGAATTATTACTTTTCCTGATGGAGTACCAGGTTTTGAAGATTCTAAGGAGTTTGTAATAATAGAAAATCCAGAGGATGATATACCTTTCAATTGGCTCCAGTCAATAGATAATCCCAATCTAGCATTCGTAATAATAAATCCTTTCATATTTAAATCTGATTATGATTTTGAAATTCCCGATTTGGTAGTAAAAAGATTGAAAATAGTAGAACAAAAAGATATATCAGTATATACCATAGTAGTAGTTCCAGAAGATATAAATAAAATGACAGCAAATTTATCTGGCCCTGTGATAATAAATGTGAATAAAAGATTAGGCAAACAGATAATACTAGACGATAACAGGTATCATACAAAGCATTTAATATTGGAAGAATTAAAAAGTAAAGGGCAGGTGAAATAG
- the csrA gene encoding carbon storage regulator CsrA, producing MLVLTRKKDESIIIGENIEIVITEIEEGKVKLGINAPRDINIYRKEIYEDIRTENKEAANNRDLDMDVIRRIFNR from the coding sequence ATGCTTGTACTTACTAGAAAAAAGGATGAGAGCATAATAATAGGAGAAAATATAGAAATAGTAATTACTGAAATAGAAGAGGGAAAAGTAAAATTAGGCATAAATGCACCTAGAGATATAAATATATATAGAAAGGAAATATATGAAGATATAAGAACAGAAAATAAAGAAGCAGCCAATAATAGAGATCTAGACATGGATGTTATAAGGAGAATTTTTAACAGGTAA
- a CDS encoding DUF3369 domain-containing protein encodes MSRNEESILFAPEDEVHSLPKDTWKIMIVDDDEGVHEITKMVFKDFIFNNKGLEIISAYSGEEARELISRYPDIAVILLDVVMEEDDSGLKVVEYIRNVLENKYVRVILRTGYPGQAPEKDVILKYDINDYKEKTELTATKLFTTLISALRGYKDIMVIEENRKALKKMIEASPKIFELQSMGDFISAVLSQMISLMDLGKNAIYCNTRGFAATKYQNSNDFYVMAATGDFGDKINKNIFEFLDEEILYRIKEAINTKKNISEGENYIVYFENKNQIENIIYAECSQNLKEFDHELMLLFCNNISIAFDNIYLNKEIEDTQKEIIYTLGEVTEARSEGMGNHVKRVSKYCELLAKKYGLSEEEVQIIKMAAPIHDIGKVAIPDNILHKPGKLTSEEFEIMKTHSALGYNMLKNSNRRVLKAASIIAHQHHEKYDGTGYPQGLKGEDIHIYGRISCIADVFDALGSKRVYKDPWPLEKILDYFKEESGHLFDPKLIKIFFENIEEIISIRDKFTDEERK; translated from the coding sequence ATGTCAAGAAATGAAGAAAGTATATTATTTGCACCAGAAGATGAAGTCCACAGTCTTCCTAAAGACACATGGAAGATAATGATAGTAGACGATGACGAAGGGGTACATGAAATAACTAAAATGGTATTTAAAGACTTTATTTTTAACAATAAGGGTTTGGAAATTATCAGTGCATATTCGGGTGAAGAGGCAAGGGAACTTATATCAAGATATCCTGATATAGCAGTTATCCTTTTAGATGTGGTGATGGAGGAGGATGACTCAGGTCTTAAAGTGGTGGAATATATCAGAAATGTATTAGAAAACAAATATGTGAGGGTTATACTTAGAACTGGCTATCCAGGACAAGCCCCTGAAAAAGATGTAATATTAAAATATGATATAAATGATTACAAAGAGAAGACGGAATTGACAGCTACAAAGCTGTTTACAACTTTGATATCTGCCCTTAGGGGATATAAAGATATAATGGTTATAGAAGAAAATAGAAAGGCATTAAAGAAGATGATAGAGGCATCTCCTAAGATATTTGAATTACAGTCTATGGGAGATTTCATATCTGCGGTTCTTTCTCAAATGATATCATTGATGGATTTAGGCAAGAATGCAATATATTGTAATACTAGGGGATTTGCCGCCACAAAATATCAAAATTCTAATGATTTTTATGTCATGGCTGCTACAGGGGATTTTGGAGATAAAATAAATAAAAATATATTTGAGTTTTTAGATGAAGAAATTCTTTATAGAATAAAGGAAGCTATAAACACAAAAAAGAATATATCCGAGGGAGAGAACTATATAGTATATTTTGAAAACAAAAACCAAATAGAAAACATTATTTATGCTGAATGTAGTCAAAATCTAAAGGAATTTGACCATGAACTTATGCTTTTGTTTTGTAACAATATATCCATAGCATTTGACAATATATATCTAAATAAAGAGATAGAGGACACTCAAAAAGAGATAATATACACTTTGGGAGAGGTTACAGAGGCTCGGTCAGAAGGCATGGGTAACCATGTGAAGAGGGTATCTAAATATTGTGAATTATTAGCAAAAAAGTATGGATTGTCCGAAGAAGAAGTACAGATAATAAAAATGGCAGCCCCTATCCATGATATAGGAAAGGTGGCTATACCTGATAATATATTACATAAACCTGGGAAACTGACATCGGAAGAATTTGAAATTATGAAGACCCATTCAGCATTGGGATATAATATGCTTAAAAACTCCAATAGAAGGGTGTTAAAGGCAGCTTCCATAATAGCCCACCAACATCATGAAAAATATGATGGGACAGGTTATCCACAAGGATTAAAGGGAGAAGATATCCATATATATGGTAGGATATCTTGTATAGCAGATGTATTTGATGCATTGGGCAGTAAAAGAGTATATAAAGACCCTTGGCCATTGGAAAAGATATTAGACTATTTTAAAGAAGAAAGCGGTCATCTTTTTGACCCTAAATTGATAAAGATTTTCTTTGAAAATATAGAGGAGATTATCAGTATAAGAGATAAATTTACTGATGAGGAAAGAAAATGA
- a CDS encoding sensor histidine kinase, translated as MNRRSKIILWLIICLNLIISPKVWSTSISVADAIKKFDYNNGYENKKIRILAINSYHEGLQWTDDIMDGIKSVLDGDEEFHIEYLDTKRINDEKYYEKIYELFKYKFQNSNFDVIIVSDYDALNFMMRYGDDLFGNIPVVFCGVNGTRDILDELRPNMTGVVENLDIMETLDLAFDLHPKTKKVLVVSDENSAGRLNKEEVKLVEEKYDYIGFEVTEDMCIDSILDTASKMSKDDIIFMLSFTKDKKGNVYGFQEVSNLLDEVSDTPIYGTWDFSLGHGIVGGKLASGFYQGKNAGILARRIVSGERPEDIPAINASPNKYMFDYEELNEFNIDIEKLPKNSIIINRPYSFYEENKIIINITIAFIVSLILIILLLLTNIRDRRIAQREVDSVNKHLEELVLERTKELEDTNKELKTTLETLKMTQNQLIESEKMAALGNLVGGVAHEINTPVGIGVTAITHLDIRTKEMLKLLETGKLKKSDLDKYLQDNKGSAKLVLNNLNRAARLINSFKQVAVDQSNKEYRKVNIKKYTKDIILSLRPELKKTNIKVELNAPKDLEVKMNPGNYSQVITNLVINSIRHGYKKGEYGKIAIDIEEKEDKIIITHTDYGKGISKDIIKKIFDPFFTTARNQGGTGLGLNIIYNIVVQKMKGTIRCESELGEYTKFIVELR; from the coding sequence ATGAATAGAAGGTCAAAGATAATATTGTGGCTAATTATATGTTTAAATCTCATAATTTCTCCAAAAGTATGGTCAACATCTATATCTGTTGCTGATGCAATTAAAAAGTTTGATTATAATAATGGTTATGAAAATAAAAAGATAAGGATATTGGCAATCAATTCTTATCATGAGGGATTGCAGTGGACAGATGATATAATGGATGGAATAAAATCGGTATTAGATGGAGATGAAGAATTCCATATAGAGTATTTGGACACTAAAAGGATAAACGATGAAAAATATTATGAAAAAATATATGAACTTTTCAAATATAAATTCCAGAATTCAAATTTTGATGTGATAATAGTGTCAGATTATGATGCATTGAATTTCATGATGAGATATGGTGACGATCTATTTGGAAATATACCTGTGGTGTTTTGTGGAGTAAATGGTACCAGGGATATACTAGATGAATTAAGGCCCAATATGACAGGGGTAGTGGAAAACTTAGACATAATGGAAACATTGGATTTGGCATTTGATTTACACCCAAAAACAAAAAAGGTATTGGTAGTATCAGATGAAAATTCCGCAGGAAGGTTAAATAAAGAAGAAGTAAAATTAGTAGAAGAAAAATACGACTATATAGGTTTTGAAGTAACGGAGGATATGTGCATAGATAGTATTTTAGATACAGCTTCTAAAATGAGTAAAGATGATATTATATTTATGCTTTCCTTTACTAAGGATAAAAAGGGAAATGTATATGGATTTCAAGAGGTATCCAATCTATTAGATGAGGTATCTGATACCCCTATATACGGTACATGGGATTTTTCATTAGGACATGGTATAGTAGGGGGTAAGTTGGCCAGTGGATTTTATCAGGGGAAAAATGCAGGAATATTAGCAAGGAGGATAGTTAGTGGAGAGAGACCAGAAGATATTCCTGCAATAAATGCAAGCCCAAATAAATATATGTTTGATTATGAAGAATTAAATGAATTCAATATAGATATAGAAAAATTGCCGAAAAATTCAATAATCATTAATAGACCATATTCTTTTTATGAAGAGAATAAGATAATCATAAATATTACCATAGCATTTATAGTTTCATTGATACTTATAATACTGTTATTACTTACTAATATAAGAGATAGGAGAATAGCACAGAGGGAAGTAGATAGTGTAAATAAGCATTTAGAAGAGTTGGTATTAGAGAGAACAAAAGAATTAGAAGATACAAATAAAGAATTAAAAACCACCCTTGAAACCTTGAAAATGACCCAAAATCAATTAATAGAATCAGAGAAAATGGCGGCCCTGGGAAATCTAGTAGGGGGAGTAGCCCATGAAATAAATACACCTGTGGGTATAGGAGTAACTGCAATTACCCATTTAGATATTAGAACTAAAGAAATGCTTAAATTATTAGAGACAGGAAAGTTAAAGAAATCAGATTTAGACAAATACCTACAGGACAATAAAGGTTCCGCCAAATTAGTGTTAAATAATTTGAATAGGGCAGCAAGACTAATAAATAGTTTTAAGCAAGTAGCAGTAGACCAAAGTAATAAAGAGTATAGGAAAGTCAATATAAAAAAGTACACTAAAGATATAATACTGAGTTTAAGACCAGAGCTAAAGAAAACAAATATAAAAGTAGAATTAAATGCTCCTAAGGATTTAGAGGTAAAAATGAACCCAGGAAATTATTCTCAAGTTATAACTAATCTAGTGATAAACAGCATAAGACATGGATATAAAAAGGGAGAATATGGTAAAATAGCCATAGATATAGAGGAGAAGGAAGATAAGATAATAATAACCCATACTGACTATGGTAAAGGTATAAGCAAAGACATAATAAAGAAAATATTTGATCCATTTTTCACCACAGCCAGAAATCAAGGAGGCACAGGGTTAGGACTAAATATAATCTATAACATAGTAGTGCAAAAGATGAAAGGAACAATAAGGTGTGAAAGTGAATTAGGAGAATATACAAAGTTTATAGTGGAACTTCGGTAG
- a CDS encoding flagellin, translating to MRINNNLMAMNTHRQLNITNNSSAKSMEKLSSGYRINRAGDDAAGLSISEKMRAQIRGLNQASRNAEDGISLVQTAEGALTETHAMLQRMRELVVQGANGTNTSEDRARIKDELNQLSTEITEITTKTEFNSKKLLNGSLVASDAVFLQVGANSMQSIKFGIGTMNAAALGVEASAIGDVVGASATTAASISALTTTIDTALETVSQERSKLGAIQNRLEHTIKNVDNTSENLQAAESRIRDVDMAKEMMEFTKQNILQQAAQAMLAQANQAPQGVLQLLR from the coding sequence ATGAGAATTAATAACAACTTAATGGCAATGAATACCCATAGACAATTGAATATTACTAACAATTCAAGTGCTAAGTCTATGGAAAAACTATCTTCAGGATATAGAATTAATAGGGCTGGAGACGATGCAGCAGGTCTTTCAATATCTGAAAAAATGAGAGCACAAATTAGAGGTTTAAATCAAGCTTCAAGAAATGCTGAAGATGGTATTTCTTTAGTACAAACAGCTGAGGGTGCATTAACAGAGACTCATGCAATGTTACAAAGAATGAGAGAATTAGTTGTACAAGGAGCTAATGGTACTAATACTAGTGAAGACAGAGCTAGAATAAAAGATGAACTTAACCAATTGTCAACAGAGATTACTGAAATCACAACAAAAACTGAATTTAACTCTAAGAAACTTTTAAATGGTAGCTTAGTTGCGTCTGACGCAGTATTTCTTCAAGTTGGTGCAAACTCTATGCAATCTATCAAATTTGGAATTGGTACTATGAATGCAGCTGCTCTAGGAGTTGAAGCATCTGCTATAGGTGATGTTGTTGGGGCATCTGCTACAACAGCAGCAAGTATTAGTGCATTAACTACAACAATAGATACAGCATTAGAAACAGTTTCACAAGAAAGGTCTAAACTAGGAGCTATTCAAAACAGATTAGAGCATACTATTAAAAATGTAGATAATACATCAGAAAACTTACAAGCAGCTGAGTCAAGAATTAGAGATGTAGATATGGCTAAAGAAATGATGGAATTTACAAAACAAAATATTCTTCAGCAAGCAGCTCAAGCTATGTTAGCACAAGCTAATCAAGCACCTCAAGGAGTACTTCAATTATTAAGATAG
- a CDS encoding motility associated factor glycosyltransferase family protein: MNKMKDILLQRIASIDIKYRNRIYINLGSMDNEKFNLEIKDTKDYKKTISLKVEDKEVFLFSRYSIDKEIERFCNEIREINTKCIIIVFGFGLGYHIANLFEKISNENKVLIIEPSVKIFAKAFEMIKFEEIFKGHTNFNIIVGKNIEKINEYFYKKINSDNLNNIYFCEFGQYGNVFNSYMNEIYKNLKDTIIDNEVNLATEYRFQYEFSSNVIKNIPYLLECESVSKLENKFKGYPAIVVSAGPSLDKNIYKLKEAQGKAIIISGGRTLKPLLKNGIKPNFVVSIDPGYPAYKLVENYLHCEIPLVSMVLSSHDIIKKYKGKHFIINKYPYSKLINKLLQSEIPTLPNGGSVAHTSTVLANYMGCNPIILVGQDLAFTNEKMHSEQATAEVGKNERKETEIFVEDIYGNKVNTGKSLFSFLKWFENYFAINKHIKFIDATEGGAKIEGTEIHTLDETIKLHCTKDLYNYKDLIIESPISVKSYKEAIKFMEEILEKINHMEDCVGIGLKLLEKVYIYYKRENNLNVIKAFEKLDYIDNEIIEMRDSSVLLTSIVIPVIRRINLNKGFHEKIEETEIEKGLRIVEKNTLLYEGILDSIEVMRPLIEEAIDFMRKKADK, encoded by the coding sequence ATGAATAAAATGAAAGATATATTATTACAAAGAATTGCAAGTATTGATATAAAATATAGAAATCGAATTTACATAAATCTAGGGTCTATGGATAATGAAAAGTTCAATCTAGAAATAAAAGACACAAAAGATTATAAGAAAACTATATCACTAAAAGTAGAAGATAAAGAAGTTTTTCTTTTTAGCAGGTATAGTATTGATAAAGAGATAGAACGATTTTGTAATGAAATAAGAGAAATTAATACAAAATGTATAATAATAGTATTTGGATTTGGACTAGGTTATCATATAGCTAATCTTTTTGAAAAAATATCTAATGAAAATAAAGTTCTTATTATTGAGCCTAGTGTTAAAATATTTGCCAAAGCTTTTGAAATGATAAAATTTGAAGAAATATTTAAAGGACATACTAATTTCAATATTATTGTTGGCAAAAATATTGAAAAAATTAATGAGTATTTTTATAAAAAAATTAATAGTGATAATTTGAATAATATTTATTTTTGTGAATTTGGACAATATGGAAATGTATTTAATTCTTATATGAATGAAATATATAAAAATTTAAAGGATACTATTATTGATAATGAGGTGAATTTAGCTACAGAATATCGTTTTCAGTATGAATTTTCTAGTAATGTTATTAAAAACATTCCATATTTATTGGAATGTGAATCTGTATCTAAGCTAGAAAATAAATTCAAAGGATATCCTGCAATTGTTGTTTCAGCAGGACCGTCTTTAGATAAAAATATATATAAGCTTAAAGAAGCTCAAGGAAAAGCAATTATCATATCAGGGGGAAGAACTCTAAAGCCATTGCTCAAAAATGGCATAAAACCTAATTTTGTTGTTTCTATTGACCCAGGATATCCTGCCTATAAATTAGTAGAAAATTACTTGCATTGTGAAATACCTTTAGTTTCTATGGTATTAAGTAGCCATGATATAATTAAAAAATATAAGGGTAAGCATTTTATAATTAATAAATATCCTTATTCTAAATTAATAAATAAATTATTACAAAGTGAGATACCAACATTACCTAATGGAGGATCTGTAGCTCATACATCTACAGTTTTAGCTAATTATATGGGGTGTAATCCTATTATTTTGGTAGGACAGGATTTAGCTTTTACTAATGAAAAAATGCATTCAGAGCAAGCAACTGCTGAAGTTGGAAAGAATGAAAGAAAAGAAACAGAAATCTTTGTAGAGGATATATATGGGAATAAAGTGAACACAGGTAAATCACTATTTAGCTTTTTAAAATGGTTTGAAAATTATTTTGCTATTAATAAACATATTAAGTTTATAGATGCGACAGAAGGTGGAGCTAAGATAGAAGGAACAGAGATACATACATTAGATGAAACTATAAAGTTACATTGTACAAAAGATTTATATAATTATAAAGATTTGATAATAGAATCACCAATTTCAGTTAAGTCTTATAAAGAAGCTATTAAATTTATGGAAGAAATATTAGAAAAAATAAATCATATGGAAGATTGTGTTGGTATAGGATTAAAGCTATTAGAAAAAGTATATATCTATTATAAAAGAGAAAATAATTTGAATGTAATCAAAGCATTTGAAAAACTTGATTATATTGATAATGAAATTATAGAAATGAGAGACAGTAGTGTTTTATTAACTAGTATTGTAATACCAGTTATAAGAAGAATAAATTTAAATAAAGGATTCCATGAAAAAATAGAGGAAACAGAGATTGAAAAGGGGTTAAGGATAGTTGAAAAGAATACTTTACTTTATGAAGGGATACTCGATTCTATAGAAGTTATGAGACCTTTAATTGAAGAGGCTATCGATTTTATGAGAAAAAAGGCAGACAAATAA
- a CDS encoding aspartate/glutamate racemase family protein, with product MERDAKIAILRWEKGHVPKGLMQLEAMAGNSTNLKSYPFPVKLVHVEGANVETVITHPSRELLTNMIEISKKLVNEDGIKAISTSCGFNAIFQKELAEALDVPVFTSALLQVPFVYNLIGKNKIVGVITANKSALSKEHFHACGITDDINVEVMGLENAKEWSKIFEKPDEEFDIDVVTEEIIGVARKGIEEHPDIGAIVLECTDLPPYAAKIREAVNLPVFDFNSMMGHIAIALEEMRLY from the coding sequence ATGGAAAGAGATGCAAAAATCGCAATTTTAAGATGGGAAAAAGGGCATGTCCCTAAAGGTCTGATGCAACTTGAAGCTATGGCTGGTAACAGCACCAATTTGAAATCATATCCTTTCCCTGTAAAACTTGTTCATGTTGAAGGTGCGAATGTTGAAACTGTAATTACACATCCAAGCCGGGAACTGCTTACAAATATGATCGAAATCTCAAAAAAATTAGTTAATGAAGATGGTATCAAGGCTATTTCAACAAGCTGCGGATTTAATGCTATATTTCAAAAAGAACTTGCGGAAGCTTTGGATGTGCCAGTATTCACATCAGCTCTATTACAGGTACCTTTTGTTTATAATCTAATTGGAAAAAACAAAATTGTCGGAGTAATTACTGCAAACAAATCGGCTCTTTCAAAAGAACATTTTCATGCTTGCGGTATAACAGATGATATTAATGTAGAGGTTATGGGACTTGAAAATGCAAAGGAATGGAGCAAGATATTCGAAAAGCCAGACGAGGAATTTGATATTGATGTTGTAACAGAGGAAATCATAGGAGTTGCCAGAAAAGGTATAGAGGAACATCCTGATATTGGCGCAATCGTTTTGGAATGCACAGATTTGCCGCCTTATGCAGCAAAAATCAGAGAGGCTGTAAACCTTCCTGTATTTGATTTCAACTCAATGATGGGACATATTGCCATCGCTTTAGAGGAAATGAGATTGTATTAA
- a CDS encoding NADPH-dependent oxidoreductase, whose protein sequence is MNHIYEVISNHVSIRKYKDEDIREGDLNKILKSTQFAPSSINGQQWSVIVIKNKETKKKIADLTGGQRWIAEAPVFLVFVADYYRTALALNKENKEFKNIESIEATMVSSVDIGIAFSNAMNVAESMGYGIVPIGAVRREPMEIVKLLDLPKYVYPVLGMCIGIPDEKPMKKPRLPEEAVIHNEKYNRNLQDLVNQYDKTIKEYMDTRTQGKDVRTWSQGISSVYDKVYFPKVYPSLKEQGFTNNK, encoded by the coding sequence ATGAATCACATTTATGAAGTTATTTCAAATCATGTGTCTATCAGAAAGTATAAAGACGAAGATATAAGAGAAGGAGATTTAAATAAAATCCTTAAAAGTACTCAATTTGCTCCATCTTCTATAAATGGACAGCAATGGAGTGTTATCGTTATAAAAAACAAAGAAACTAAGAAAAAGATTGCAGATTTGACTGGAGGACAAAGGTGGATTGCAGAGGCACCAGTCTTTTTAGTGTTTGTAGCAGATTACTATAGAACTGCATTAGCATTGAATAAAGAAAATAAAGAATTCAAAAATATTGAATCCATAGAGGCCACAATGGTATCAAGTGTGGATATAGGTATAGCCTTTTCAAATGCAATGAATGTTGCTGAATCTATGGGATATGGTATTGTCCCCATCGGTGCCGTTAGGAGAGAACCCATGGAAATTGTAAAATTATTAGACTTACCAAAATATGTATATCCCGTATTGGGTATGTGCATTGGCATTCCAGATGAAAAACCAATGAAAAAACCTAGACTCCCAGAAGAAGCAGTAATCCACAATGAAAAATACAACAGAAATTTACAAGATTTAGTAAATCAATATGATAAGACTATCAAAGAATATATGGATACCAGAACACAAGGAAAAGATGTAAGGACTTGGAGCCAAGGAATTAGCTCTGTATATGATAAGGTATATTTCCCAAAAGTATACCCCTCTCTAAAAGAACAAGGATTTACAAACAATAAATAG